The following are from one region of the Haloactinomyces albus genome:
- a CDS encoding DEAD/DEAH box helicase translates to MNTETTAAGKSPADSYAEHRRRSAHPQLAGFVGELSFELDAFQRTACQALESGHGVLVCAPTGAGKTVVGEFAVHLALAEGRKCFYTTPIKALSNQKYADLTERYGSEAVGLLTGDTSINGEAQIVVMTTEVLRNMLYAGSSSIDQLGYVVMDEVHYLADRFRGAVWEEVILHLPEYVQLASLSATVSNAEEFGEWLVEVRGDTTVVVDEHRPVPLWQHMLVGSRMFDLFGGETENRELEINPKLLRHTQELSRVHSPGGRGRGGPNGKRGGPRPPKFFAPSRVEVLNGLDASGLLPAIVFIFSRAGCDAAVGQCVRSGLRLTSEDELHEIREVIEEYTSNLPESDLEVLGYWEWREALERGVAAHHAGLLPAFKETVEELFVRGLVKAVFATETLALGINMPARTVVLERLVKFNGEAHVDLSPGEYTQLTGRAGRRGIDVEGHAVVVWKPGMDPKQVAGLASTRTYPLRSSFRPGYNMAVNLVNRVGTEQARELLEQSFAQFQADRSVVGLSRRVERNTEALEGYAESMYCHLGDFEEYFQLRRRISEREKWLAKQNKASRRAEAAKSLEKLRKGDVIAIPSGRRAGLAVVIDPGLEPMNEPRPLVVTEDRWSGRVSIADFPSPVEALDRIKLPKHVDVRSPKSRRDLASSIRNTGVKAPRGRGKRRSDAADDEELASLRRALRAHPCHGCDERESHVRWAERHERLQGETEKLRRKVAATTHSLARSFDRITALLSERGYLDPEHAHGVEDPVTEHGRRLSRLYSESDLLAAECLRVGVWEKLDPPELAAVVSSLVYESRREGPMAPQVPSGSVSDALDQTWRLWGELEDDERRHKLDRTREPDPGFAWPVFRWARGESLEKVLTAAESTGNELSAGDFVRWCRQVVDVLDQIRNVVGRSDPVGSAATKAVTSIRRGVVAAGAV, encoded by the coding sequence GTGAACACCGAGACGACCGCCGCCGGGAAGAGTCCCGCCGACTCCTACGCGGAACACCGACGTCGCAGCGCGCATCCGCAACTGGCCGGTTTCGTGGGCGAATTGTCCTTCGAGCTCGACGCGTTCCAGCGCACTGCGTGCCAGGCTCTGGAGTCCGGGCACGGTGTGCTGGTGTGCGCACCGACCGGTGCGGGCAAAACGGTGGTCGGTGAATTCGCCGTGCATCTGGCGCTGGCCGAGGGGCGCAAGTGCTTCTACACGACTCCCATCAAGGCACTGTCCAACCAGAAGTACGCCGATCTGACCGAACGCTACGGCAGCGAAGCGGTGGGACTGCTCACCGGGGACACGTCGATCAACGGCGAGGCCCAGATCGTGGTCATGACCACCGAAGTGCTGCGCAACATGCTCTATGCTGGCTCGAGCAGCATCGATCAGCTCGGCTATGTCGTCATGGACGAGGTGCACTACCTGGCCGACCGGTTCCGGGGTGCGGTCTGGGAGGAAGTGATCCTGCACCTTCCGGAGTACGTGCAGCTGGCGAGCCTGTCGGCGACGGTGAGCAACGCCGAGGAATTCGGCGAGTGGCTGGTGGAGGTGCGCGGGGACACCACGGTGGTGGTGGACGAGCACCGGCCGGTGCCGCTGTGGCAGCACATGCTCGTCGGCTCGCGGATGTTCGATCTCTTCGGCGGTGAGACCGAGAACCGCGAACTGGAGATCAACCCGAAGCTGCTGCGCCACACGCAGGAACTTTCCCGGGTGCATTCTCCCGGGGGCCGCGGCCGGGGCGGTCCCAATGGCAAACGTGGGGGGCCGCGTCCGCCGAAGTTCTTCGCGCCGTCGCGCGTGGAGGTGCTCAACGGGCTGGATGCCTCCGGCCTGTTGCCCGCCATCGTGTTCATCTTCAGTCGTGCGGGCTGCGATGCGGCTGTCGGCCAGTGCGTGCGTTCGGGCCTGCGGCTGACTTCGGAGGACGAGCTCCACGAGATCCGTGAGGTGATCGAGGAGTACACCAGCAACCTGCCGGAGTCCGACCTGGAGGTGCTGGGCTACTGGGAGTGGCGGGAGGCGCTGGAGCGTGGTGTGGCGGCACACCACGCGGGGCTGTTGCCCGCCTTCAAGGAGACCGTGGAGGAACTGTTCGTCCGCGGGCTGGTCAAGGCCGTCTTCGCCACCGAGACGCTGGCACTGGGCATCAACATGCCCGCGCGCACCGTCGTGCTGGAACGGCTGGTCAAGTTCAACGGTGAAGCCCATGTCGATCTCAGCCCGGGGGAGTACACGCAGCTCACCGGCCGGGCGGGTAGGCGGGGCATCGATGTCGAGGGTCACGCGGTGGTCGTGTGGAAACCCGGTATGGACCCCAAACAGGTCGCCGGGCTGGCCTCCACACGGACCTACCCACTGCGTTCTTCCTTCCGGCCCGGCTACAACATGGCGGTCAACCTGGTCAACCGGGTGGGCACGGAGCAGGCACGGGAGTTGCTGGAGCAGTCGTTCGCCCAGTTCCAGGCCGACCGCTCGGTCGTGGGCCTGTCCCGTCGGGTGGAGCGCAACACCGAGGCTCTGGAGGGCTACGCCGAGTCGATGTACTGCCATCTCGGCGACTTCGAGGAGTACTTCCAGCTGCGGCGCCGGATCTCCGAGCGGGAGAAGTGGCTGGCCAAGCAGAACAAGGCCTCCCGCCGTGCCGAGGCGGCCAAGTCGCTGGAGAAGCTGCGCAAAGGTGATGTGATCGCGATTCCGTCCGGTCGGCGAGCCGGTCTCGCGGTCGTGATCGATCCGGGCCTGGAACCGATGAACGAACCGCGTCCGCTGGTGGTGACCGAGGACCGCTGGTCCGGACGGGTCTCGATCGCCGACTTCCCCTCACCGGTCGAGGCACTCGACAGGATCAAACTGCCCAAGCACGTCGATGTGCGCTCGCCGAAGTCGCGTCGCGATCTCGCCTCGTCGATACGCAATACCGGCGTGAAAGCACCGCGGGGCCGCGGTAAGCGGCGCTCGGATGCCGCTGATGACGAGGAGCTGGCGAGCTTGCGTCGCGCTCTGCGCGCGCATCCGTGCCACGGGTGCGATGAGCGCGAGAGCCATGTTCGCTGGGCGGAGCGTCATGAGCGGCTGCAGGGCGAGACCGAGAAGCTACGGCGCAAGGTCGCGGCGACGACGCATTCGCTGGCCCGTTCGTTCGACCGGATCACCGCCCTGCTGTCGGAGCGGGGGTATCTGGATCCGGAGCATGCGCACGGGGTGGAGGATCCGGTCACCGAGCACGGGCGGCGGCTGTCACGGCTCTACAGCGAATCGGACTTGCTGGCCGCGGAGTGCCTGCGTGTCGGGGTCTGGGAGAAGCTGGACCCGCCCGAGCTCGCGGCCGTGGTGTCGTCGCTGGTGTACGAGTCGCGTCGGGAGGGTCCGATGGCACCGCAGGTCCCGTCGGGGTCGGTCAGTGACGCCCTGGATCAGACGTGGCGGCTGTGGGGCGAGCTGGAGGACGACGAGCGCAGGCACAAGCTGGACCGAACTCGGGAGCCGGATCCCGGGTTCGCCTGGCCGGTGTTCCGGTGGGCGCGGGGTGAATCCCTGGAGAAGGTGCTCACCGCTGCCGAGTCGACCGGCAACGAGCTCTCCGCCGGGGATTTCGTGCGCTGGTGCCGTCAGGTGGTGGATGTGCTGGACCAGATCCGGAATGTGGTCGGCAGGAGTGATCCGGTGGGCAGCGCGGCGACCAAGGCCGTTACCTCGATCCGCCGGGGTGTCGTCGCGGCAGGCGCTGTCTGA
- a CDS encoding DUF4333 domain-containing protein produces the protein MSNPHGPPGGTPQQWGNPYGPGAAPHTHPGGAHPGDTRSGGVRPLPLRPPYGDLLPGQGPPAGRGAPAEQGAPSFPQAQWQEGTPPPGQPGHYGYGPLYSGSFQEPQGFPDPALENTRTRRSRGPWLLGGLGVVAAAVVFLGFVAPGWFHRTVFSADAMQKGVQRILEDVYGVSGIDSVTCPSGEPVEASHTFECRVTVDGRNRTVTITVTDAEGTYEVGHLR, from the coding sequence ATGAGCAATCCCCACGGCCCACCCGGTGGCACGCCCCAGCAGTGGGGGAATCCGTACGGGCCGGGTGCGGCTCCGCATACCCATCCCGGTGGTGCTCATCCCGGTGACACTCGCTCCGGTGGTGTTCGGCCGCTGCCGCTTCGGCCGCCGTACGGTGATCTTCTCCCGGGGCAGGGTCCTCCTGCCGGGCGGGGGGCTCCCGCCGAGCAGGGAGCTCCGTCCTTCCCACAGGCCCAGTGGCAGGAGGGGACACCGCCACCGGGACAGCCGGGGCACTATGGCTACGGTCCGCTGTATTCCGGCAGTTTCCAGGAGCCGCAGGGGTTCCCGGATCCCGCACTGGAAAACACGCGCACGAGGAGGTCGCGGGGGCCGTGGCTGCTCGGTGGCCTGGGCGTGGTCGCCGCTGCGGTGGTGTTCCTCGGATTCGTGGCGCCGGGCTGGTTCCACCGGACCGTGTTCTCCGCGGACGCGATGCAAAAGGGTGTGCAGCGCATCCTGGAGGATGTCTACGGTGTGTCGGGCATCGACTCGGTCACCTGCCCGTCCGGCGAACCGGTGGAGGCCTCGCACACGTTCGAGTGTCGGGTGACCGTCGACGGGCGGAACCGGACGGTGACGATCACGGTCACCGACGCCGAGGGCACCTATGAGGTCGGTCATCTTCGCTGA
- a CDS encoding 5'-3' exonuclease: MLLDAAGLWFRSYYALPQSLTAPDGTPVNAVRGFCDMLAKLVGERRPDRIVACLDNDWRPQFRVDALPSYKTHRVAVEDPAAEEVPDTLSPQIPIILELLAAFGITTAEAEGFEADDVIGTLVAREQRDHVEVITGDRDLFQLVRDEPVPARVRYIGAGLSKAQDYGPSELAERYGLSTERAGEDYAEMAVLRGDPSDGLPGVAGIGEKTAAKLVTEFGSLDALLVAADSADKRLTPRNRTKLVEASEYLAAAPAVVRVVRDAPVIVDRADDATPQAPADGERVTRLQQRWSLGGSVDRLLAALTG; this comes from the coding sequence ATGCTGCTCGACGCCGCCGGACTCTGGTTCCGTTCGTACTACGCCCTGCCGCAGTCGCTGACCGCACCGGACGGCACGCCGGTCAACGCGGTCCGCGGCTTCTGCGACATGCTCGCGAAACTCGTCGGCGAACGGCGGCCGGACCGGATCGTGGCCTGTCTCGACAACGACTGGCGCCCGCAGTTCCGGGTCGACGCACTGCCCTCGTACAAAACCCATCGGGTCGCCGTCGAGGATCCCGCGGCCGAGGAGGTCCCGGACACGCTGAGCCCGCAGATCCCGATCATCCTGGAACTGCTGGCGGCCTTCGGCATCACCACCGCCGAGGCCGAGGGATTCGAGGCCGACGACGTGATCGGCACCCTCGTCGCCCGCGAACAACGCGACCACGTCGAGGTCATCACCGGGGACCGGGACCTGTTCCAACTGGTCCGGGACGAGCCCGTACCCGCTCGGGTGCGCTACATCGGCGCCGGGCTGTCCAAGGCACAGGACTACGGTCCGAGCGAGCTCGCCGAGCGCTACGGGCTGTCCACCGAGCGCGCGGGCGAGGACTACGCCGAGATGGCCGTGCTGCGCGGGGACCCGTCCGACGGCCTTCCCGGCGTGGCCGGAATCGGCGAGAAGACCGCCGCGAAACTCGTCACCGAGTTCGGTTCCCTCGACGCCCTGCTGGTGGCCGCCGACAGCGCCGACAAACGGCTCACCCCGCGCAACCGGACCAAACTCGTCGAGGCGAGCGAGTACCTCGCCGCCGCTCCCGCCGTCGTCCGGGTCGTTCGCGACGCACCGGTCATCGTGGACCGCGCTGACGATGCGACACCGCAGGCTCCCGCCGACGGCGAACGCGTCACGCGGCTCCAGCAGCGCTGGAGCCTGGGCGGATCGGTCGACCGGCTGCTCGCCGCGTTGACCGGCTGA
- the ptsP gene encoding phosphoenolpyruvate--protein phosphotransferase, giving the protein MSLHDPTPASGTAASGTAANGTTASATTLRGVGVSPGRAAGPVVRIAEPLNEPSSVPAPSDPHADIERIRPAAHLVADRLTIRATTVEGSARSVLETTAAMAVDPALLSQAEKLVSERSLPAERAVYEAGNEFAEMVAGAGEYLAERARDVQDVRDRIVAELLGVAAPGPPEMTRPGVLVARDLSPADTAGLDPALVLALVTEEGGPTSHTAILARSLGIPAIVAVSGVLAHPAAGVTVDGDTGTVELTDHPVHVEASSRPEEREWSGACHTADGHPITVLANIGSGTDAQVAHRAGAPGVGLFRTEFCYLAAPEEPDVAAQRAAYAEAMAPFTGKSVVVRTLDAGADKPLPFLHASSEPNPALGVRGLRVAFERPAIVDRQLEAIAAAADDTGAAVSVMAPMVATAEEASWFVERARTAGITRAGVMIEIPAAALAAHDILDAADFISIGTNDLAQYAFAADRTLGALATLNDPWQPALLRFVDTLGRAGGEHGKPVGVCGEAAADPLLAGILLGLGATSLSTSATALPAVGTALAEHSLADYRKAAQSALSAPGPDQARQHAREVLG; this is encoded by the coding sequence ATGAGCCTGCATGACCCGACCCCTGCGAGTGGGACGGCTGCGAGTGGAACGGCTGCGAACGGAACAACCGCGAGCGCAACGACACTGCGCGGTGTCGGCGTCAGTCCCGGCCGCGCGGCCGGACCGGTGGTACGCATCGCGGAGCCGCTGAACGAGCCGTCCTCGGTTCCGGCTCCCTCGGATCCGCACGCCGACATCGAACGCATCCGGCCCGCGGCACACCTGGTGGCCGACCGGTTGACGATCCGTGCGACCACCGTGGAAGGTTCTGCCCGATCGGTACTCGAGACGACAGCGGCCATGGCAGTGGATCCGGCGCTGCTGTCGCAGGCCGAGAAGCTGGTCTCCGAGCGGTCGCTGCCCGCCGAGCGGGCCGTGTACGAGGCGGGCAACGAGTTCGCGGAGATGGTGGCCGGCGCCGGGGAGTACCTGGCCGAACGGGCCCGTGATGTCCAGGACGTTCGGGACCGGATCGTGGCCGAACTGCTCGGTGTCGCTGCGCCGGGGCCACCGGAGATGACCCGCCCCGGAGTGCTGGTGGCGCGCGACCTCTCCCCGGCCGACACCGCGGGACTCGATCCCGCGCTGGTTCTGGCACTGGTCACCGAGGAAGGCGGTCCGACCAGCCACACCGCGATTCTCGCGAGGTCCCTGGGAATCCCGGCGATCGTGGCCGTCAGCGGTGTACTCGCTCACCCGGCCGCCGGTGTCACCGTCGACGGTGACACCGGCACCGTGGAGCTCACCGACCACCCGGTGCACGTCGAAGCATCCTCCCGCCCGGAGGAGCGCGAATGGTCCGGTGCCTGCCACACGGCCGACGGGCATCCCATCACGGTCCTGGCCAACATCGGATCGGGCACGGACGCACAGGTCGCGCATCGGGCCGGAGCACCGGGTGTGGGTCTTTTCCGGACGGAGTTCTGCTACCTCGCCGCGCCCGAGGAACCCGATGTGGCAGCCCAGCGCGCCGCCTACGCCGAAGCCATGGCTCCGTTCACGGGCAAATCCGTCGTCGTACGCACTCTCGACGCCGGAGCGGACAAGCCCCTGCCGTTCCTGCACGCCTCTTCCGAACCGAATCCCGCTCTCGGCGTGCGCGGACTCCGCGTCGCCTTCGAACGCCCCGCGATCGTGGATCGTCAGCTCGAGGCCATCGCCGCCGCGGCCGACGACACGGGAGCCGCGGTATCGGTGATGGCTCCCATGGTCGCCACTGCCGAAGAGGCTTCGTGGTTCGTCGAGCGAGCCCGTACCGCGGGCATCACGCGCGCGGGCGTCATGATCGAAATCCCGGCAGCGGCCCTGGCCGCCCACGACATCCTCGACGCCGCGGATTTCATCAGCATCGGGACCAACGATCTGGCCCAGTACGCTTTCGCCGCCGATCGCACGCTCGGAGCGCTCGCCACCCTCAACGACCCGTGGCAGCCCGCCCTGCTCCGGTTCGTCGACACCCTCGGGCGCGCGGGCGGGGAGCACGGCAAACCCGTCGGTGTCTGCGGTGAAGCCGCGGCGGATCCGCTCCTGGCGGGAATTCTGCTCGGTCTCGGCGCCACGAGCCTTTCCACGTCCGCGACCGCATTGCCCGCGGTGGGAACCGCTCTGGCGGAACACTCCCTGGCGGATTACCGGAAAGCCGCGCAGTCGGCCCTGTCCGCCCCGGGACCGGATCAAGCCCGGCAACACGCGCGCGAGGTGCTCGGCTGA
- a CDS encoding bacteriophage holin, with product MSYVLSLGLSAVGLLLLLGVLMVTYRALRRFRVVQEHVRNDVDERSGLLRARAAGLRVAFAERRRRSIC from the coding sequence GTGTCATACGTGCTGAGCCTCGGGCTGTCGGCGGTGGGGCTGCTCCTGCTGCTCGGAGTCCTGATGGTCACATACCGGGCATTGCGCCGCTTCAGGGTCGTTCAGGAGCATGTGCGCAATGATGTCGACGAGCGCAGCGGTTTGCTGCGGGCGCGGGCTGCGGGCCTGCGCGTGGCCTTCGCCGAACGCCGTCGTCGATCGATCTGTTGA
- the tatA gene encoding Sec-independent protein translocase subunit TatA has translation MGATELLIIAGIIILLFGATKLPQMARSLGQSARVFKSEARGMKEDEEAAKREKSEQEQASEARTAESAKAEPQQLTSGEQPQPQVAPPIEDMQRHNAKN, from the coding sequence ATGGGAGCCACCGAGCTGCTGATCATCGCAGGCATCATCATCCTGCTGTTCGGTGCCACGAAGTTGCCGCAGATGGCGCGCTCGCTCGGTCAGTCCGCGCGGGTGTTCAAGTCCGAGGCGCGTGGCATGAAGGAGGACGAGGAAGCCGCGAAGCGGGAGAAGTCCGAGCAGGAACAGGCCTCGGAGGCTCGGACGGCGGAGTCCGCGAAGGCTGAGCCACAGCAACTCACCTCCGGTGAGCAGCCACAACCGCAGGTAGCGCCTCCGATCGAGGACATGCAGCGCCACAACGCCAAGAACTGA
- a CDS encoding helix-turn-helix transcriptional regulator, translating to MATVRAERLVNLVLCLLSTRQYLTAERIRGIVPGYADAPSDEAFYRTFERDKAELRDLGIPLETGRNSMFDSVDGYRIARRDYELGDIALEPDEAAAVALAARLWESPEFAGAARGALRKLRAAGVDVDEHASAVVEPKVRTSESAFSPLLAAVQTGRAVVFDYRRPGSTEAYRRTVEPWGVVSWRGRWYVVGHDRDRQARRCFRLSRISGEPEVVGAAGQVHPPEDVDLLRIVAGEERGTPPSTLARLWVAHGRAHGLRRAATVIDARTWEGVDGEVLELELYYPDSAAGWIAGYGPDVVVLEPDTLRKAVHETHLGVLRATGIGSGSEV from the coding sequence GTGGCCACTGTGCGCGCCGAACGCCTGGTGAACCTGGTGCTGTGTCTGCTGTCCACCCGCCAGTACCTCACGGCGGAGCGGATTCGGGGGATCGTCCCCGGCTACGCTGACGCACCCAGCGACGAGGCGTTCTACCGGACCTTCGAACGGGACAAGGCGGAACTGCGGGATCTGGGGATTCCGCTGGAGACCGGGCGCAACTCGATGTTCGATTCCGTTGACGGGTACCGCATCGCCCGTCGTGACTACGAACTCGGTGATATCGCTCTGGAGCCCGACGAGGCTGCCGCGGTCGCCCTGGCAGCCAGGCTGTGGGAGTCTCCCGAGTTCGCCGGTGCCGCACGCGGCGCCCTGCGCAAACTGCGTGCTGCCGGGGTGGATGTGGACGAGCACGCCTCGGCGGTGGTCGAGCCGAAAGTGCGCACGAGCGAATCGGCGTTCTCGCCGCTGCTGGCGGCCGTGCAGACGGGCCGGGCCGTGGTTTTCGACTACCGGCGGCCCGGCAGTACCGAGGCGTATCGGCGCACGGTCGAGCCGTGGGGCGTGGTCTCGTGGCGAGGACGCTGGTACGTGGTGGGCCATGACCGTGATCGACAGGCAAGACGCTGCTTTCGGCTCTCCCGGATCAGTGGTGAACCCGAAGTGGTCGGCGCGGCCGGGCAGGTTCATCCCCCGGAGGACGTCGATCTCCTCCGGATCGTGGCCGGGGAGGAGCGCGGGACGCCTCCGAGCACGCTCGCCCGCTTGTGGGTGGCGCATGGCCGGGCACACGGGCTGCGGCGCGCGGCAACGGTGATCGATGCCCGTACGTGGGAGGGCGTGGACGGCGAAGTACTGGAACTGGAGCTGTACTACCCGGATTCGGCGGCGGGCTGGATCGCCGGATATGGGCCCGACGTCGTCGTCCTGGAACCCGACACCCTGCGCAAGGCGGTGCATGAGACGCACCTGGGAGTTCTTCGAGCAACCGGCATCGGAAGTGGGAGCGAGGTATGA
- the tatC gene encoding twin-arginine translocase subunit TatC, with protein MTLVDHLYELRYRLGLATLAIVAGGILGFWWFSHSPFGLPTLSTFVTGPYCSLPAEMRFSPEDGQCQLMQTKPFEVFMIRLKVGLSLGAVLLSPVWLYQVWAFITPGLYTKERKFAGTFVALASVLFTVGAALAYFVVPEGLAFMVGFGGDAFFTALTGGEYINFVLLMLIIFGVSFELPLILVMLNRAGLVSFDQLRSWWRGIVFVLFIFAALATPGQDPISMIVLAAALSVLFGIAMLLCRSHDRSKARKLEQQGLQGLDPDEASDIDHRPSSLDVTPSAASSSTEHEDAT; from the coding sequence ATGACGCTGGTCGATCACCTGTATGAACTGCGGTATCGGCTGGGCCTGGCCACACTGGCGATCGTGGCCGGGGGCATCCTCGGGTTCTGGTGGTTTTCCCATTCGCCGTTCGGCCTGCCCACGTTGAGTACGTTCGTGACCGGGCCGTACTGTTCCTTGCCCGCGGAGATGCGGTTCAGTCCCGAGGACGGCCAGTGTCAGTTGATGCAGACCAAGCCGTTCGAGGTCTTCATGATCCGGCTCAAGGTCGGCCTTTCCCTGGGGGCGGTGCTGCTCAGTCCGGTGTGGCTGTATCAGGTGTGGGCGTTCATCACCCCTGGCCTCTACACCAAGGAGCGCAAGTTCGCGGGGACCTTCGTGGCTTTGGCGAGCGTGCTGTTCACGGTGGGTGCGGCGCTGGCGTACTTCGTGGTGCCAGAGGGACTGGCGTTCATGGTCGGTTTCGGCGGTGACGCGTTCTTCACGGCGCTGACCGGTGGCGAGTACATCAACTTCGTGCTGCTGATGCTGATCATCTTCGGCGTCAGTTTCGAACTGCCGCTGATTCTGGTCATGCTCAACCGGGCGGGTCTGGTCAGCTTCGATCAGCTCAGAAGCTGGTGGCGCGGCATCGTGTTCGTCCTGTTCATCTTCGCCGCCCTGGCCACGCCCGGCCAGGACCCGATCTCGATGATCGTGCTGGCCGCGGCGCTGAGTGTGCTGTTCGGGATCGCCATGCTGCTGTGCCGCTCCCATGACCGCTCGAAGGCCAGGAAACTCGAGCAGCAGGGTCTGCAGGGTCTCGACCCCGATGAGGCCTCGGACATCGACCATCGGCCGTCCTCGCTGGATGTGACTCCGTCCGCAGCGTCGTCGAGCACGGAGCACGAGGACGCCACCTGA
- a CDS encoding GNAT family N-acetyltransferase — protein MSEHDVRPLAEAEFRDANRVFLSSLHRPAPTDQQWERSTARYEPGRVFGAFRSGELVGTTMALGSSLAVPGGAVLPASAVTGVGVRADHTRRGVLRALMRTQLDDVRDRGEPVAMLHASEAVIYGRFGYGEATRTRTVSLDTHRATLHADAPSGGSIRLLDKAEAGKILPELYRRIVSSRPGTISRSDGWWESRLGVFSGEQMVVAIHTGEDGVDDGFALYEAKMNDYRFDDGTCELQVGDIRGADAVATASLWRFLLGVDLVDRVVVIDRPVDEPLERLLTDRRACRVSSVQDDLWVRLVDVPAALAARGYGTAEPVVVEVRDGFLPENSGSYRIGADGVQRCAAQPQLSMDVDVLASLYLGDVGVSALAAGGRVAVHDPAAVAEADRLFAMTEAPWCGTGF, from the coding sequence GTGAGCGAGCACGATGTGCGGCCGTTGGCCGAAGCGGAGTTCCGGGACGCCAACCGCGTCTTCCTGTCCAGCCTGCATCGCCCCGCGCCGACCGACCAGCAGTGGGAGCGATCGACGGCACGGTACGAACCCGGTCGTGTTTTCGGTGCCTTCCGCAGTGGTGAGCTGGTGGGCACCACGATGGCACTGGGCAGCTCGCTCGCGGTACCCGGCGGTGCGGTACTGCCCGCCTCGGCGGTTACCGGAGTGGGCGTGCGCGCCGATCACACGCGGCGTGGTGTACTCCGAGCACTGATGCGGACCCAGCTCGACGACGTGCGGGACCGCGGCGAGCCGGTGGCGATGCTGCACGCGTCCGAGGCGGTCATCTACGGGCGTTTCGGCTACGGGGAGGCGACGCGCACGCGCACGGTCTCCCTGGACACGCACCGGGCGACACTGCACGCGGACGCCCCGAGCGGCGGTTCGATCCGGCTGCTCGACAAGGCCGAGGCGGGCAAGATTCTGCCCGAGCTGTACCGGCGGATCGTCTCGTCGCGGCCGGGAACCATCAGCCGCAGCGATGGATGGTGGGAGTCCCGCCTCGGTGTCTTCAGCGGTGAGCAGATGGTCGTCGCGATCCACACCGGCGAGGACGGTGTCGACGACGGATTCGCGTTGTACGAGGCGAAGATGAACGACTACCGCTTCGACGACGGGACCTGCGAGTTGCAGGTCGGTGACATCCGGGGTGCCGATGCGGTGGCGACCGCGAGTTTGTGGCGGTTCCTGCTCGGGGTGGATCTGGTGGACCGGGTCGTGGTCATCGATCGGCCGGTCGACGAGCCGCTCGAACGGTTGCTCACCGACCGCCGCGCCTGCCGGGTGAGCAGTGTTCAGGACGATCTGTGGGTGCGCCTGGTCGACGTGCCCGCGGCGTTGGCCGCGCGCGGCTACGGTACGGCCGAGCCGGTCGTGGTCGAGGTCCGCGACGGGTTCCTGCCGGAGAACTCGGGCAGCTACCGGATCGGTGCGGACGGGGTGCAGCGCTGCGCGGCCCAGCCGCAGCTGAGCATGGACGTCGACGTGCTGGCTTCGCTGTATCTCGGCGATGTCGGTGTCTCCGCTCTCGCGGCGGGCGGCCGGGTGGCCGTGCACGATCCGGCGGCCGTTGCCGAAGCGGATCGCCTGTTCGCCATGACCGAAGCTCCTTGGTGCGGCACGGGTTTCTGA
- a CDS encoding helix-turn-helix transcriptional regulator encodes MTSVAERLPRLLALVPYLVSRPGIAVCEAAADFGVDEQQLRRDLKLLWMCGLPGYGPGDLIDLSFGGDTVTVTYDAGMRRPLRLTASEATSLLVALRALADSPGITDTDAVRRALAKVEDAVGQARPTGVVVGLSGREGAVRSGVGEAVREATEQRKAVRMRYYTASRDEITDRTVDPMRLVLVDGHGYLEAWCRRAEGVRLFRLDRIDAIDVGDEPAVPPTDVEPTDFSAGLFHPMPDQPSAVLELEPDARWVAEYYPVDEFTELPQGRARVRMRYSDRSWMVRLVLGLGGQACVSWPQDLAGDVHRQARDAMARAGHLPST; translated from the coding sequence ATGACCAGCGTGGCCGAGCGCCTGCCGCGATTGCTCGCGCTGGTGCCCTACCTGGTGAGCAGGCCGGGCATCGCCGTGTGCGAGGCGGCAGCGGACTTCGGTGTCGATGAGCAGCAGTTGCGGCGTGACCTGAAGCTGTTGTGGATGTGCGGGCTTCCCGGTTACGGCCCGGGTGACCTGATCGACCTGTCCTTCGGCGGGGACACCGTCACCGTCACCTATGACGCCGGAATGCGGCGTCCGCTGCGGCTGACCGCCTCCGAGGCCACGTCGCTGCTGGTGGCGCTGCGCGCGCTGGCGGATTCGCCCGGGATCACCGACACCGATGCGGTGCGGCGGGCACTGGCCAAGGTGGAGGATGCCGTCGGGCAGGCTCGGCCCACCGGAGTGGTCGTCGGTCTCTCCGGGCGGGAAGGCGCGGTGCGTTCCGGGGTGGGTGAAGCGGTTCGGGAAGCAACCGAGCAGCGCAAAGCGGTGCGGATGCGCTACTACACGGCCTCGCGGGACGAGATCACCGACCGGACCGTGGACCCGATGCGGCTCGTCCTGGTCGATGGTCACGGTTATCTGGAGGCGTGGTGCCGTCGTGCCGAAGGGGTCCGGCTGTTCCGACTGGATCGCATCGACGCCATCGATGTCGGGGACGAACCCGCGGTCCCTCCGACGGACGTGGAACCCACCGACTTCTCCGCCGGACTGTTCCATCCGATGCCCGACCAGCCCAGTGCCGTCCTCGAACTGGAACCGGACGCGCGCTGGGTCGCCGAGTACTACCCGGTCGACGAGTTCACCGAACTGCCGCAGGGGCGGGCACGGGTGCGGATGCGGTACTCCGACCGTTCCTGGATGGTGCGGCTCGTGCTCGGGCTGGGTGGTCAGGCGTGCGTATCCTGGCCGCAGGACCTGGCGGGTGACGTGCATCGCCAAGCGCGCGATGCGATGGCACGCGCTGGTCACCTGCCGTCCACCTGA